TGGCGGCCGGCGTGACGCAGTACTTCGCGGAGGCTGGGGCATCGCCCCGATACCTGTTTTGCGAGCCGGCCGGAGCGCCGAGCCTCAGGGAGAGCCTCGCCGCCGCGCGGCGCGTGAAACTCGACAGGGTCGATAATTTCGTCGACGGCGCAGCAGTGGCGGAGATCGGGCGCGAGCCGTTCCGGAACTTGAAGGGGTTCTCGGCGGATTCTGTCACGCTCGTCCCGGAAAACCGCCTCTGCGCCACCATGATCGAGATGCTGAACGTCGAAGGGGTCGTGCTGGAGCCGGCTGGCGCTCTTGCGATCGACGCGCTGAAGGATCTTCCCCGGAAGGAGATCAAGGGCAAGACGATCGTGCTGATCGTCTCCGGCGGCAACTTCGACTTCGAGCGGCTGCCGGACGTCAAGGAGCGGGCGCTGCGTTTCGAGGGCCTGAAGAAATACTTCGTCTTCCGATTTCCTCAGCGTCCCGGCGCGCTGCGCGACTTCCTGGCCCTGCTCGGCCCGGACGACGACATCACCCGCTTCGAGTATTTGAAGAAGTCGGCGCGCAATTTCGGCTCGGTGCTGATCGGCATCGAAACGAAGGATGCCAAGAACTTCGGCCGCCTTGCAAAACGCTTCCACGAAACCGGGTGGGCCTATCAGGACATCACGGACGACGAAACGATTGCGGAGTTCGTCGTGTGAGCGGCACGGTCTACATCCTGCTCTTCCGTGGGGTGGGCGGCGCAACCCAACTGCCCACCAGGCCGCTGCGCGAGGCATTGTCGCAGGCCGGCTTCCAGAATGCCGGCACCTACATCAACAGCGGCAACGCCTACCTGAAAACCGACATGCCGCGCGCAAAAATGCTGGAGAAGGTGGCCGACATCTGCCGGGAGCAATTCGGCTTCACCAAGGACATCTATGCGCCGACGCTCGCCGAATGGCGACGGCTGATCAAGCAGAACCCGTTTGCAGACCAACTGAAAGAGGGCCGCTTCCTCCACGCGGCCGTCCTGAAAGGGCAGCCGGAGAAGGAGAACATCGATGCCCTGCGCGCGCTCGCCGCAGACGGCGAAGGCATCGAGATCGTCGACGGGTTGGCGTATCTTCACACGCCCGGCGGCCTCAGCTCGTCGAAACTCGGCGCGAAGTTCGACAAGGGGCTCGGCGTGCCCAACACGGCGCGCAACTGGAACACTGTGCTGAAGCTGCTGGAACTGGCGGAGAAAGCGGCGAAGTAGTCGGCGCTGCCGCGCGTGAGCCATTGCTGCACTGCAGCGCAATCTTCCTTGCATTTTTCGGCGAACTCCTCCATATGCGCAGC
This portion of the Mesorhizobium shangrilense genome encodes:
- the ilvA gene encoding threonine ammonia-lyase IlvA; this translates as MTTFSERVSGSAEALRALFPATPLQENDYLSRKYGARILLKREDLTPVRSYKIRGAFTFFRKALAHEGDTATFVCASAGNHAQGFAFVCRHFGKKGVVFMPVTTPQQKIDKTRMFGGGFVEIKLVGDYFDDCYRAALAFAETTGSRMVPPFDHKDIIEGQATVGLEIAAQMPNGRAPDIVAVPIGGGGLAAGVTQYFAEAGASPRYLFCEPAGAPSLRESLAAARRVKLDRVDNFVDGAAVAEIGREPFRNLKGFSADSVTLVPENRLCATMIEMLNVEGVVLEPAGALAIDALKDLPRKEIKGKTIVLIVSGGNFDFERLPDVKERALRFEGLKKYFVFRFPQRPGALRDFLALLGPDDDITRFEYLKKSARNFGSVLIGIETKDAKNFGRLAKRFHETGWAYQDITDDETIAEFVV
- a CDS encoding DUF1697 domain-containing protein: MSGTVYILLFRGVGGATQLPTRPLREALSQAGFQNAGTYINSGNAYLKTDMPRAKMLEKVADICREQFGFTKDIYAPTLAEWRRLIKQNPFADQLKEGRFLHAAVLKGQPEKENIDALRALAADGEGIEIVDGLAYLHTPGGLSSSKLGAKFDKGLGVPNTARNWNTVLKLLELAEKAAK